Proteins from one Candidatus Manganitrophaceae bacterium genomic window:
- a CDS encoding phage holin family protein: MRGLLIRWLINAVGLILISYTIRGIEVDGIGPALVAAAVLGIINAVIRPILLILTLPINILTLGLFTFIINGAMFALTAKVVNGFVVSSFWSAVLGALLLSILSGLLSFIIADAGRPNSAY; this comes from the coding sequence ATGCGGGGGCTTTTAATCCGTTGGCTGATCAATGCAGTTGGATTGATCCTGATTTCCTATACGATCCGGGGAATCGAGGTCGATGGGATCGGTCCCGCGCTGGTGGCGGCGGCGGTTCTCGGGATCATCAATGCCGTCATCCGGCCGATCCTTCTGATCTTGACCCTTCCGATTAATATCCTCACCCTCGGCCTCTTTACCTTCATTATCAACGGGGCGATGTTCGCGCTGACCGCCAAGGTGGTCAACGGCTTTGTCGTCTCCAGCTTCTGGTCGGCGGTCCTCGGAGCGCTGCTCCTCTCCATTCTCAGCGGCCTCCTCTCTTTCATCATCGCCGACGCGGGCCGTCCGAATTCAGCTTATTAA